Proteins co-encoded in one Arachis hypogaea cultivar Tifrunner chromosome 13, arahy.Tifrunner.gnm2.J5K5, whole genome shotgun sequence genomic window:
- the LOC112732998 gene encoding uncharacterized protein has product MPLLRRKPFSLADPPKDLKPDEHVYQIRFTKEIFRDYNDYLNRINLYRQRIWMCKVTGKTNLTYEEALVSEKSASEKVQQFPKELRASVLRIIQYSMLPLKDLADFIAEKLEGRFFVGAELHGKKDNELYPCRILKVIPKGVEKFYYEVAWLDKDKNIGEKAEVNAKDLVLKKPLFSRNMLKSFIRESTYRNAPWVLHEEVAKNHGISTDIPEELRGRVCFKNGLLTCSKKRKTEESLDETENCKRKKLDGAEFDGSTEEQQENGQHKVERIKYPIDDLLVKPSPHDPVLANRPSPSRDFNVPMNCVGNLLMVWDFCTTFGKVLHLLPYSLEDFENAICHKDSNIVLLVESHAALFRVLIQDDSEYTEAVKNRRTKSKITMVNWTEYLCHFLEMINVPELRQCEATIKRGHYGLVDINAKLEILYELVNRVIETTIFREKLGEIIEQRHVLGVSRREEVLEDARKRRKEKEMLKAEIESNEVVNGHHLNSENVSSNSDDDIQNGHIGKKRNGEIESSSEDNTIGSLIKHSNPAPKNMPKSKKPNSEPKQPTENGKELPKQFKSDKDSPEKNSKEQRKEYFEREMEKRPIRRSPLGKDRNYNRYWWFRRDGRIFVENSDSKEWGYYSSKEELDAFMGSLNCKGERERALRNQLEKYYSRVCSELQKRSKDLMHRIAADESVLRRSTRVRAPPRQNPANAFLNYVNKWKVD; this is encoded by the exons ATGCCTCTTCTGAGGAGAAAGCCTTTTTCCTTGGCTGATCCACCTAAGGACTTGAAGCCAGACGAGCATGTTTATCAAATTCGATTTACAAAGGAAATATTTCGAGATTATAA CGATTATTTGAACCGTATAAATCTATATCGCCAGAGGATTTGGATGTGTAAAGTAACTGGAAAaaccaacttgacttatgaagaGGCTTTGGTGTCAGAAAAAAGTGCCTCTGAGAAAGTTCAACAGTTTCCAAAAGAATTAAGGGCTTCTGTGTTAAGGATTATTCAGTACA GTATGCTCCCTTTGAAGGATCTTGCTGATTTCATTGCTGAAAAATTGGAAGGACGTTTCTTTGTGGGTGCTGAACTGCATGGGAAGAAGGACAATGAATTATACCCCTGCAGAATATTAAAAGTCATCCCAAAAGgagttgaaaaattttattatgaggTAGCTTGGCTTGACAAAGACAAGAATATAGGTGAAAAAGCAGAAGTCAATGCAAAAGATTTGGTACTAAAGAAACCATTATTCAGCAGAAATATGTTGAAGTCTTTTATCCGGGAATCGACATATAGGAATGCTCCTTGGGTTTTACATGAAGAAGTGGCAAAAAATCATGGAATCTCAACTGACATACCCGAGGAGTTAAGAGGAAGAGTTTGCTTCAAAAATGGACTTCTAACCTgctccaagaaaagaaaaactgag GAATCACTGGATGAAACTGAAAACTGTAAAAGGAAGAAGTTGGATGGGGCAGAATTTGATGGTTCTACTGAAGAGCAGCAAG AAAATGGTCAGCACAAGGTTGAGCGAATCAAATATCCAATTGATGATTTGTTAGTGAAGCCTAGTCCACATGATCCTGTTTTGGCTAATCGCCCTTCTCCATCAAGAGACTTCAATGTCCCCATGAACTGTGTAGGAAATCTCTTAATGGTTTGGGATTTTTGTACCACTTTTGGGAAAGTGTTGCACTTGTTGCCCTACTCTCTAGAAGATTTTGAAAATGCAATCTGCCACAAGGACAGCAACATTGTTCTCCTTGTGGAGTCACATGCAGCTCTTTTTCGGGTTCTTATACAAGATGATAGTGAATACACTGAAGCAGTGAAAAACCGAAGGACGAAGTCCAAG ATTACAATGGTTAACTGGACAGAATATCTATGCCATTTTCTAGAAATGATCAATGTTCCTGAATTGCGGCAATGTGAAGCAACCATAAAACGGGGACATTATGGCCTTGTAGATATCAATGCTAAATTAGAAATCCTATATGAATTGGTCAATCGAGTGATTGAAACGACAATTTTTAGAGAGAAGTTGGGTGAGATTATTGAACAGAGGCATGTGCTTGGGGTGTCTAGGAGGGAAGAAGTGCTGGAAGATGCtaggaagagaagaaaagaaaaagagatgttGAAAGCTGAGATAGAGAGCAATGAAGTTGTGAATGGACATCACCTGAACAGTGAAAACGTCTCATCAAACAGTGATGATGATATACAGAATGGGCACATCggaaagaaaagaaatggagagaTAGAATCATCTAGCGAAGACAATACAATTGGAAG TTTGATCAAACACTCAAATCCTGCTCCAAAGAACATGCCTAAGTCCAAGAAGCCAAATTCAGAGCCGAAACAACCAACAGAAAATGGAAAAGAATTACCAAAGCAATTTAAGAGTGATAAGGATTCACCAGAGAAGAATAGTAAAGAACAGAGG AAAGAATATTTTGAACGTGAGATGGAGAAACGGCCTATTCGTAGAAGCCCATTAGGTAAGGACAGAAATTATAATAGGTATTGGTGGTTTCGCCGTGATGGAAGGATATTTGTTGAAAACTCTGATTCGAAGGAGTGGGGATACTACAGCAGTAAGGAAGAG CTTGATGCATTTATGGGTTCACTGAACTGCAAGGGTGAGCGCGAAAGGGCACTGCGAAATCAACTGGAAAAATATTATAGTAGAGTATG TTCTGAACTCCAGAAAAGATCGAAGGATTTGATGCACAGGATTGCAGCGGATGAGTCTGTCCTTCGAAGGTCCACTCGAGTTCGAGCCCCTCCCAGGCAAAACCCTGCAAATGCTTTCCTCAATTATGTTAACAAGTGGAAAGTAGATTAG